In Alosa sapidissima isolate fAloSap1 chromosome 11, fAloSap1.pri, whole genome shotgun sequence, a single window of DNA contains:
- the znf277 gene encoding zinc finger protein 277 has product MAASGSQAGHLDCILEPLSFPEQLASSSYDANKMVTCLICSESSPLSEKNALLKHLVLEHKVVIADVRLIADFSRYMLYWRKRFSESPITDFCSVIKTNSTGPVDQQEEYYLLCDALPEDRILREQLQQRRLEEVLEQQQKERDDCNFHRVCMFCSEEFTGNRSTLLNHMAKEHSFSVGLPDNIVYCTELLDTLERKLDNLQCLYCEKTFRDKTTLKDHMRKKQHRRINASNNDYDRFYIINYLELGKTWEEVQSEDDREILAENDDDWSDWQAHPVCAVCLFCEQQSETMEKTYTHMQEAHGFNLHQLKMQLNLTFYQQVKLVNFIRREIHQCRCYACQEKCSSKADVLLHIADAGHIMALPERSTWDQPQYYFPTYENDALLCALTDSEDESEEAGHRGGIPVIAEDISNLETLKQSSVLKHLLKDRNGPC; this is encoded by the exons ATGGCTGCCTCTGGGAGTCAGGCAG GTCATCTGGATTGTATTCTGGAGCCTCTGTCCTTTCCTGAGCAGCTCGCCTCCAGCTCTTACGACGCTAATAAAATGGTCACCTGTTTAATTTGCTCAGAGTCTTCACCATTATCAGAGAAGAATGCACTTCTTAAACATCTCGTCCTCGAACATAAAGTTGTAATAGCTGATGTTAGACTCATTGCAGACTTCTCACG CTATATGCTTTACTGGAGGAAACGATTTTCAGAGAGTCCCATTACAGATTTTTGTAGTGTGATCAAGACCAATTCCACGGGTCCTGTAG ACCAACAGGAAGAATACTACCTCCTTTGTGATGCTCTGCCAGAGGATAGAATTCTCAGGGAGCAGCTTCAGCAAAGACGGCTG gAGGAGGTGCTTGAACAGCAGCAGAAGGAAAGAGATGATTGTAACTTTCATCGTGTCTGCATGTTCTGCAGTGAAGAATTCACAGGAAATAG GTCCACTCTGCTCAACCACATGGCCAAAGAGCACTCTTTCAGTGTGGGCTTGCCTGACAACATTGTGTACTGCACAGAGCTCCTTGACACGTTGGAAAGGAAACTTGACAA TTTGCAGTGTCTGTACTGTGAGAAAACCTTTCGAGACAAGACCACCTTGAAAGACCACATGAGGAAGAAACAACACCGCAGGATTAATGCAAGCAATAACGACTATGACCGATTCTACATCATCAATTACCTG GAACTTGGAAAAACATGGGAGGAAGTACAGTCTGAAGATGACCGTGAAATCTTAGCAGAAAATGACGA TGACTGGTCGGACTGGCAGGCTCATCCAGTTTGTGCCGTGTGTCTATTCTGTGAGCAGCAGTCAGAAACCATGGAgaagacctacacacacatgcag GAAGCACATGGATTCAATCTGCATCAACTTAAAATGCAACTCA ATTTGACATTTTACCAGCAGGTAAAACTGGTCAACTTCATCCGCCGTGAAATCCATCAGTGCCGATGCTATGCCTGTCAGGAGAAATGTAGCTCCAAAGCTGATGTTCTTCTCCACATAGCAGATGCTGGTCATATCATGGCCCTCCCAGAGAGGTCCACTTGGGATCAACCTCA GTATTACTTCCCCACCTATGAGAATGATGCTCTTCTCTGTGCCTTAACCGACAGTGAGGATGAATCGGAGGAAGCAGGTCATAGAGGGGGCATCCCGGTTATAGCTGAAGATATTTCCAACTTGGAGACCTTGAAACAAAGCAGTGTGCTGAAACACTTGCTGAAAGATAGGAATGGTCCCTGTTAG
- the LOC121724259 gene encoding kinesin-like protein KIN-14R: MTVTLSFLTQEKDTLPGLVDKKEITAALRLCNYDPDEVMSVYLTIFGNSLFQSSSKAQHFSELNSFRSHLEKDRIIEDLKQKLYTKENELEKLFQRNSYLNRDSEYLANMVHQLNQRVAELEADKQEASEKIRALLNRRSTEVPAKVPPKPSVDLEHLRQVSRLTHELNVSNKHLSSTVRHMLVDLQNHFKQLRELVEKMTEAEQHRVKEQEELRSLYMKEALERKTLYNKLLELQGNIRVFCRCRGNATANSCVEVPSEQEIAVIQKGGKKKFNFDRVYSPNSTQEQVFEGTLPIITSCVDGYNVCILAYGQTGSGKTYTMMGPKNSPGVNIRSVRELLSICKNRENVTYTLKVSMLEIYNDSLNDLLAKDPSNHLDIRTQGKSVTVPGLTQVEVKTEDDILHVMEMGEKNRKIASTKMNIESSRSHLILTLTVLGADSISGVISQGTLTLCDLAGSERISKTEAKGQRLVEAAAINKSLTALGQVFSALKCNAIHVPFRNSKLTHLLQPCLCGDAKACVFVNVSPDARNMVETLSTLQFGSSIRQVALGKATQHVTSTPNTKQDK, translated from the exons ATGACGGTGACACTTTCTTTTCTAACTCAGGAAAAG GATACTCTTCCTGGTCTGGTGGACAAGAAAGAGATAACAGCAGCACTCAGGCTGTGCAACTATGATCCTGATGAGGTCATGTCTGTCTACCTCACTATATTTGGTAACAGCCTTTTTCAGTCCTCCAGCAAAGCACAACATTTTTCAGAGCTGAATTCTTTCCG GAGCCATTTGGAAAAGGACAGGATAATTGAAGACCTCAAACAAAAACTTTACACAAAAGAGAATGAGCTAGAGAAACTTTTCCAGAGGAACAGCTACTTAAATCGAGATTCCGAGTACCTTGCTAATATGGTCCACCAATTGAACCAGCGAGTAGCTGAACTTGAAGCTGACAAACAAGAGGCCAGTGAGAAAATCCGAGCCTTGTTGAACCGAAGGTCCACCGAAGTGCCAGCCAAGGTGCCCCCTAAACCCTCTGTAGATCTGGAGCACCTTCGACAAGTCAGCCGTTTGACTCACGAGTTGAACGTCTCCAACAAGCATCTGAGCTCCACTGTGCGTCACATGTTGGTGGATTTGCAGAATCATTTCAAGCAGTTGAGGGAGCTGGTGGAGAAAATGACTGAAGCAGAGCAGCACAGGGTTAAGGAGCAAGAGGAGCTTCGCTCCCTTTACATGAAAGAGGCCCTGGAGAGAAAAACTTTGTACAATAAACTTCTAGAGCTTCAAGGGAACATCCGGGTATTCTGCAGATGTCGAGGTAATGCTACAGCAAACTCCTGTGTGGAGGTGCCATCTGAACAGGAGATTGCAGTCATTCAGAAAGGAGGCAAGAAGAAATTTAACTTTGATAGGGTCTATTCACCAAACTCTACTCAG GAACAAGTATTTGAGGGCACCCTACCCATCATAACTTCTTGTGTTGACGGATATAATGTATGCATCCTAGCCTATGGCCAGACAGGCTCTGGGAAGACATACACAATGATGGGACCTAAAAACAGTCCAGGAGTTAATATAAG GTCTGTCAGAGAGTTGCTGTCTATATGCAAAAACAGAGAAAATGTAACATATACTCTAAAG GTATCCATGTTAGAGATCTACAATGACAGCCTGAATGACCTTCTGGCAAAGGACCCAAGTAATCATCTGGACATTCGTACCCAAGGAAAATCTGTCACTGTTCCAGGTTTGACACAAGTTGAAGTTAAGACTGAGGATGACATATTGCATGTCATGGAGATGGGTGAAAAGAACAGAAAGATAGCATCTACCAAAATGAATATTGAGAG CTCTCGCTCTCACCTCATCCTCACCTTGACCGTGCTTGGGGCAGACAGCATCTCTGGGGTCATCTCTCAAGGGACACTGACCCTGTGTGACTTGGCTGGTTCTGAGCGCATCTCCAAGACCGAGGCCAAAGGGCAGCGCCTAGTGGAGGCAGCAGCCATCAACAAGTCCCTCACAGCATTaggacag GTTTTCAGTGCACTGAAATGCAATGCCATTCATGTGCCTTTCCGAAATTCAAAACTCACACATCTGCTTCAGCCATGCCTTTGTGGAGATGCCAAG gcttgtgtgtttgtgaacgtAAGTCCAGATGCACGAAACATGGTTGAAACTCTTAGTACGCTCCAGTTTGGCTCTTCAATACGTCAGGTGGCACTGGGAAAAGCTACGCAGCATGTCACTTCAACACCAAACACCAAGCAAGACAAATAA